In Actinoplanes octamycinicus, the genomic window TCTCGATCAGCGACGGGATCCTGGTCTGCAGCTCGGTCGCCTGCGCCGCCACCTGCTGCAGCCCGGCCAGGTCACCGGCACGCTGCAGCGCGCCGAGCTGGTCGAGCATCCCGATCAGGGTGTCCAGGTCCTGGTTGAGCGTGGTGACCGCGGTCCGGGCGTCCGGCGCCAGCGGCTGGGCCAGGGCGTCCGACACCGCGCCGGTCAGCGTCCGCTGCAGCTGGGGCACCTGCGCCAGGAAGGCCGCCCGCTGGTCGGCGGCCAGGGTGGTGGACTGCGCGGCGACCCGGGTGAAGCTGTACCGGAACCAGGATGCTTCCAGCTTGCGGACGGCGGCGAGCGGGATCGCCCCGTGCGTGTAGATCTTCTCCGTCTCGTCGTGCAGCTTGCCCAGCTGGACCAGGCCGGCGACGCCGAGCGCGACGGTCACCGCCGTGACGATCAGGAACGCGGCGAGCAGGCGGCGCGCGATCCCGCCCCGCAGGCCCGGGCGGTGGCCCGGATCGAGGTCACCCATCGGCATGACGAACCACCTTTCGTCTCACCTTCCCGTTCGGCCGCGAACCAGACGGGCTGAGCAGGCGGCACTTTTACGGAGGAAATCCCCCCGGGTGGTGATGGACGGTATTTTCCGGGTATGCCCGCAGATTCGCGGCAGGTCAGGCGGGCGGGGGCTCGCGGCGGACGGCCAGGAGGGCCACGTCGTCCTTGGGAGGATCGCCGGCCAGGGCGGACAGGACCGCGGTGCAGGTCTGGTCGGGCGGGCCGGGATGGACCACGTCGAGCAGGGCCTTGATGCCGACGTCGATGATCTGGTGGCGGCGCTCGACCAGGCCGTCGGTGTAACCGAGCAGCAGCGCGCCGACCGGCAGGTCCAAGGCGGTGGTGTGCCGGGAGCGCAGGCCGCGGCCGACGCCCAGCGGGGCGTCGACGGGCAGGTCGGCCAGCACAGCGGGGCGGCCCGGCTCGGCGTAGACCGGCCGCAGGTGACCGGCCGACGACAGCCGGACGGTGCCACGCTCCGGGGAGATCATCGCGTACAGCGCGGTGGTCAGGTTGCCCGCCTCGAAGTGCCGGACCTTGCGGTCGAGCAGGGCGAGCACCTCCGCCGGGTCGTCGCTGATCAGCGTGTAGGCGCGCAGGGCGCTGCGGAGCCGGCCCATCACCACGGCGGAGGCGAGGCCGTGCCCGGAGACGTCGCCGATCACCACGCCGAGCCAGCCGTCCGGGAGGAGGAAGACGTCGTACCAGTCGCCGCCGACGCCGAACTCGTGGCCGGGCAGGTAACGCGCCGCCATGGCCAGGCCGTCGGCCTCGGGCAGCCGCGACGGGATCAGGCTGTGTTGCAGGGCGAGCGCCGCGCTGTGCTCGAGCCGGTGCCGGCGGACCTGCTCGGCCACCCCGAGCCGGTCGGCGGCCAGCTGCAGCAGCAACACCTCCTCAGCGGTGAACTCGCGCCGGGTGAGGCTGCCGACGTGCAGCACCCCGACCACCTC contains:
- a CDS encoding PP2C family protein-serine/threonine phosphatase, whose amino-acid sequence is MDATDALRGYERLRRFHASADAALSRLDVSDVLDELLGEVRALLGADTATVLLLDPRTRQLVATATKGLEDEVRRGFRIDVGQGFAGRIAERREPMILTDVTPADVVNPLLLQAGIRSLLGVPIAAADEVVGVLHVGSLTRREFTAEEVLLLQLAADRLGVAEQVRRHRLEHSAALALQHSLIPSRLPEADGLAMAARYLPGHEFGVGGDWYDVFLLPDGWLGVVIGDVSGHGLASAVVMGRLRSALRAYTLISDDPAEVLALLDRKVRHFEAGNLTTALYAMISPERGTVRLSSAGHLRPVYAEPGRPAVLADLPVDAPLGVGRGLRSRHTTALDLPVGALLLGYTDGLVERRHQIIDVGIKALLDVVHPGPPDQTCTAVLSALAGDPPKDDVALLAVRREPPPA